The Nocardioides sp. S5 genome includes a window with the following:
- a CDS encoding septum formation family protein: MTRRLGWGAALAGLTATIALAGGQSATAADPLFQAPVVGQCFDMDSAELASAAYTEAPVDCAGTHTSTTIAVAVLPEGLAYESRALARFALETCVPVQRKVLGTSIRGLRLTAYTLGYFGPTPEQQAAGARWLRCDLVLGSADDLQPLPAKLDVGSYPFKKSVSRCLAGRDFDVTVCSAKHTYRATAAITVKADRFPSEKAWKRIGTQRCRTAVTSRTYRFGWPSKVAWKAGDHTLLCYSKTRR, from the coding sequence ATGACTCGACGACTCGGGTGGGGTGCCGCCCTCGCCGGACTCACCGCGACGATCGCCCTCGCGGGTGGCCAGTCCGCCACGGCGGCGGACCCGCTGTTCCAGGCCCCGGTCGTGGGCCAGTGCTTCGACATGGACTCCGCCGAGCTCGCCTCGGCGGCCTACACCGAGGCGCCGGTCGACTGCGCGGGCACCCACACCTCGACCACGATCGCCGTGGCCGTGCTGCCCGAGGGACTGGCCTACGAGAGCCGCGCGCTGGCACGGTTCGCCCTCGAGACCTGCGTGCCGGTGCAGCGCAAGGTGCTCGGCACCAGCATCCGCGGCCTGCGCCTGACGGCGTACACGCTCGGCTACTTCGGTCCCACGCCCGAGCAGCAGGCGGCCGGCGCACGCTGGCTGCGCTGCGACCTCGTGCTCGGCAGCGCCGACGACCTGCAGCCGCTCCCGGCGAAGCTCGACGTGGGCTCCTACCCGTTCAAGAAGTCGGTCTCGCGCTGCCTGGCCGGCCGCGACTTCGACGTCACCGTCTGCTCGGCGAAGCACACCTACCGCGCGACCGCCGCGATCACGGTGAAGGCCGACCGGTTCCCCAGCGAGAAGGCCTGGAAGCGCATCGGCACGCAGCGGTGTCGCACCGCGGTCACCTCGCGGACCTACCGCTTCGGCTGGCCGTCGAAGGTCGCGTGGAAGGCCGGCGACCACACGCTCCTCTGCTACTCCAAGACGCGCCGCTAG
- a CDS encoding PfkB family carbohydrate kinase, producing MSRVIHTGQALVDVVVEVPGLPPRGQNVMASSATDYAGGAVTVLVAAARFGADCVHAGAHGTGPHGDMVREALDRDRIAASAPPVPDLDTGICVVMVEPSAERTFVTTLGAEREISVQSLATSAPRAGDLVCVTGFSLALDRTRDPLLAWLPTLDPDVVVVLDPGAAFADLPTEVREAMLGVTDVWSSNAEEAEGLLRAADLPVPDDLAGLTTAVAPLLRGDAVAIVRDGPGGCAVHVGGETTDVPGFPQKPLDTNGAGDTHTGALLAEVAAGTPWVEGCRRANAAAAIKVTRRGPESAPTAAEVDEFLARA from the coding sequence ATGAGCCGGGTCATCCACACCGGCCAGGCGCTGGTCGACGTGGTCGTCGAGGTGCCCGGCCTGCCGCCGCGCGGCCAGAACGTGATGGCCTCCTCGGCGACCGACTACGCCGGCGGCGCGGTCACCGTGCTCGTCGCGGCTGCCCGCTTCGGCGCCGACTGCGTGCACGCCGGCGCCCACGGCACCGGCCCGCACGGCGACATGGTCCGCGAGGCGCTCGACCGGGACCGCATCGCGGCCTCCGCTCCGCCGGTCCCCGACCTCGACACCGGCATCTGCGTGGTCATGGTCGAGCCGAGCGCGGAGCGCACCTTCGTCACCACGCTCGGCGCCGAGCGCGAGATCAGCGTGCAGTCGCTCGCCACCTCCGCCCCACGTGCGGGCGACCTCGTGTGCGTCACCGGCTTCTCGCTGGCCCTCGACCGCACCCGCGACCCGCTGCTCGCCTGGCTGCCGACGCTCGACCCCGACGTCGTCGTCGTGCTCGACCCGGGCGCGGCCTTCGCCGACCTGCCGACCGAGGTGCGGGAGGCGATGCTCGGGGTCACCGACGTGTGGTCGAGCAACGCCGAGGAGGCCGAGGGCCTGCTCCGCGCCGCCGACCTGCCGGTCCCCGACGACCTCGCCGGGCTCACCACCGCTGTCGCCCCGCTGCTGCGCGGCGACGCCGTCGCCATCGTCCGCGACGGTCCCGGCGGCTGCGCGGTGCACGTCGGCGGCGAGACCACCGACGTGCCGGGTTTCCCGCAGAAGCCGCTCGACACCAACGGCGCGGGCGACACCCACACCGGCGCCCTGCTGGCCGAGGTCGCCGCCGGCACGCCCTGGGTGGAGGGGTGCCGCCGGGCCAACGCGGCCGCGGCGATCAAGGTGACCCGGCGCGGGCCGGAGTCGGCCCCGACGGCTGCCGAGGTCGACGAGTTCCTGGCGCGGGCCTGA
- a CDS encoding TrmH family RNA methyltransferase yields the protein MPHGAPEVGVGPWQGPWPEGGQWDPDLLRDGDRRNVVDRYRYWTMEAIVADLDTRRHGFHVAIENWQHDFNIGTIVRTANAFLAAEVHIVGNRRWNRRGAMVTDRYQHVRHHPDAAALAAYLHGLEQPVRLLGIDNLPGSEHLETMELPRRVCFLFGQEGPGLSESAREVCDGTFSIAQFGSTRSINASSAAAIAMHSWVRAYADLGSADAWRG from the coding sequence ATGCCCCACGGCGCACCCGAGGTGGGCGTCGGTCCGTGGCAGGGGCCGTGGCCCGAGGGCGGGCAGTGGGACCCCGACCTCCTGCGCGACGGCGACCGGCGCAACGTCGTCGACCGCTACAGGTACTGGACGATGGAAGCCATCGTCGCCGACCTCGACACGCGCCGGCACGGCTTCCACGTCGCGATCGAGAACTGGCAGCACGACTTCAACATCGGCACGATCGTGCGCACCGCCAACGCCTTCCTCGCCGCGGAGGTCCACATCGTCGGCAACCGTCGCTGGAACCGGCGCGGCGCGATGGTGACCGATCGCTACCAGCACGTGCGCCACCACCCCGACGCCGCGGCGCTGGCGGCGTACCTCCACGGGCTCGAGCAGCCCGTGCGCCTGCTCGGCATCGACAACCTGCCCGGCAGCGAGCACCTCGAGACGATGGAGCTGCCGCGCCGGGTCTGCTTCCTGTTCGGCCAGGAGGGACCGGGCCTGTCGGAGTCGGCGCGCGAGGTCTGCGACGGCACCTTCTCGATCGCGCAGTTCGGCTCCACCCGCTCGATCAACGCCAGCTCCGCCGCGGCGATCGCGATGCACAGCTGGGTCAGGGCGTACGCCGACCTCGGCAGCGCCGACGCCTGGCGCGGCTAG
- a CDS encoding ATP-binding cassette domain-containing protein: MISVESLTKHYGRFTAVDHVSFTAAPGRVTGFLGPNGAGKSTTMRVMVGLTRPTTGRVTIAGRDYRELANPGLEVGVLLDASAQHAGRSGREILAIAQQTMGLPRTRVAETLARVGLTEDEAERRVRNYSLGMRQRLGIATALIGDPDVLILDEPANGLDPAGIRWMRDLLRGFADDGGTVLLSSHLLHEIEVIADDLVVIGQGRIVAQGTKAELLAGAGTIVRTSHTDVLTRALTQAGLVAHPVDGGLRVDAEPETVGEVALRAAVPLRELRGADGAGLEEMFLELTAETAREGAAA; this comes from the coding sequence ATGATCAGCGTCGAGTCCCTCACCAAGCACTACGGCCGCTTCACGGCCGTCGACCACGTGTCCTTCACGGCCGCTCCCGGCCGTGTCACCGGATTCCTCGGCCCCAACGGTGCCGGCAAGTCCACGACCATGCGCGTCATGGTCGGCCTCACCCGCCCGACCACCGGACGCGTGACCATCGCCGGCCGCGACTACCGCGAGCTGGCCAACCCAGGCCTGGAGGTCGGCGTCCTCCTCGACGCCTCCGCCCAGCATGCCGGCCGGTCCGGTCGCGAGATCCTCGCCATCGCCCAGCAGACGATGGGCCTGCCCCGCACCCGGGTCGCGGAGACCCTCGCCCGGGTGGGCCTCACCGAGGACGAGGCCGAGCGCCGGGTGCGCAACTACTCCCTCGGCATGCGCCAGCGCCTCGGCATCGCCACCGCGCTCATCGGCGACCCCGACGTGCTCATCCTCGACGAGCCCGCCAACGGCCTCGACCCGGCCGGCATCCGCTGGATGCGCGACCTGCTGCGCGGCTTCGCCGACGACGGCGGCACGGTGCTGCTGTCCTCGCACCTGCTGCACGAGATCGAGGTCATCGCCGACGACCTCGTCGTCATCGGCCAGGGCCGCATCGTGGCCCAGGGCACCAAGGCCGAGCTGCTCGCCGGAGCGGGCACGATCGTGCGCACCAGTCACACCGACGTGCTCACCCGGGCGCTGACCCAGGCCGGGCTCGTCGCCCACCCCGTCGACGGCGGACTGCGCGTCGACGCCGAACCCGAGACCGTGGGCGAGGTCGCGCTGCGCGCCGCCGTACCCCTCCGTGAGCTGCGTGGCGCCGACGGCGCAGGCCTGGAGGAGATGTTCCTCGAGCTCACCGCCGAGACCGCCCGTGAAGGAGCAGCAGCATGA
- the fbaA gene encoding class II fructose-bisphosphate aldolase produces MPIATPEVYAQMLDAAKAKSFAYPAINVSSSQTLNAALKGFADAGSDGIIQVSTGGAEYLSGPSVKDMVSGSVAFAAYAAEVAKNYPVNIALHTDHCPQGKLDGFVRPLLDISAERVARGEAPLFQSHMWDGSAVPLEENLQIAEELLAKCAAAQIILEIEVGVVGGEEDGVANEINDQLYTTPEDAIATIKALGAGERGRYMTALTFGNVHGVYKPGNVKLRPEILKTAQEAAASELGLGSDARPFDLVFHGGSGSTAQEISDAVDFGVVKMNVDTDTQYAFTRPVAAHMFAHYDGVLKVDGEVGNKKQYDPRAWGKAAEAGMAERIVEACQNLRSAGTSLAG; encoded by the coding sequence ATGCCCATCGCCACCCCCGAGGTCTACGCGCAGATGCTGGACGCCGCGAAGGCCAAGTCCTTCGCCTACCCGGCCATCAACGTGTCGTCCTCCCAGACGCTCAACGCCGCGCTGAAGGGCTTCGCCGACGCCGGCTCTGACGGCATCATCCAGGTGTCCACCGGCGGTGCGGAGTACCTCTCCGGCCCGTCCGTGAAGGACATGGTGTCCGGCTCGGTGGCCTTCGCCGCCTACGCTGCCGAGGTCGCGAAGAACTACCCCGTCAACATCGCGCTGCACACCGACCACTGCCCCCAGGGCAAGCTCGACGGCTTCGTCCGCCCGCTGCTCGACATCTCCGCCGAGCGCGTCGCGCGCGGCGAGGCCCCGCTGTTCCAGTCGCACATGTGGGACGGCTCCGCGGTGCCGCTGGAGGAGAACCTCCAGATCGCCGAGGAGCTGCTCGCCAAGTGCGCCGCGGCCCAGATCATCCTCGAGATCGAGGTCGGCGTCGTCGGCGGCGAGGAGGACGGCGTGGCCAACGAGATCAACGACCAGCTCTACACCACGCCCGAGGACGCGATCGCCACGATCAAGGCGCTCGGTGCCGGCGAGCGCGGTCGCTACATGACCGCGCTCACCTTCGGCAACGTGCACGGCGTCTACAAGCCCGGCAACGTCAAGCTGCGCCCGGAGATCCTCAAGACCGCGCAGGAGGCCGCCGCCTCCGAGCTCGGCCTGGGCTCCGACGCCCGCCCGTTCGACCTGGTCTTCCACGGCGGCTCCGGCTCGACCGCGCAGGAGATCAGCGACGCGGTCGACTTCGGCGTGGTCAAGATGAACGTCGACACCGACACGCAGTACGCCTTCACCCGCCCCGTCGCGGCGCACATGTTCGCCCACTACGACGGCGTGCTGAAGGTCGACGGCGAGGTCGGCAACAAGAAGCAGTACGACCCCCGCGCCTGGGGCAAGGCCGCCGAGGCCGGCATGGCCGAGCGCATCGTGGAGGCCTGCCAGAACCTGCGCTCCGCGGGGACGTCGCTCGCCGGCTGA
- a CDS encoding ABC transporter permease subunit — MTTATATPVPTTPPTDRAARTIAPIPLTRLMGVELRKMFDTRAGFWLMASVGIVTVLASAAVILWAPDDAITFETFATAMGMPMSVILPMIGILSITSEYSQRTGLTTYTLVPWRGRVVLSKLLAVLGIGVASMFVALGVGAVGTLVGSAVTGLDPVWNITVEQFGLIVLANLIGMLMGFMLGTVLRSSPAAIVAYFVYALVLPGALGALAAFQQWFEDLQPWVDVNYATIPLFDGNVTGENWLQLAITTTVWLWIPLAFGLRAVLRAEVK, encoded by the coding sequence ATGACCACCGCAACCGCCACCCCCGTCCCGACGACTCCACCCACCGATCGTGCCGCCCGCACCATCGCTCCCATCCCGCTCACCCGCCTGATGGGCGTCGAGCTGCGCAAGATGTTCGACACCCGAGCGGGCTTCTGGCTGATGGCCAGCGTCGGCATCGTGACCGTGCTGGCGAGCGCCGCGGTCATCCTCTGGGCACCCGACGACGCCATCACGTTCGAGACCTTCGCGACTGCGATGGGCATGCCGATGTCGGTGATCCTCCCGATGATCGGGATCCTCTCGATCACCAGCGAGTACAGCCAGCGCACCGGCCTGACGACCTACACGCTCGTGCCGTGGCGCGGACGCGTGGTGCTCTCCAAGCTCCTCGCCGTCCTCGGCATCGGCGTGGCGTCGATGTTCGTGGCCCTCGGCGTCGGCGCCGTCGGCACCCTGGTCGGCTCGGCCGTCACCGGCCTGGACCCGGTCTGGAACATCACCGTCGAGCAGTTCGGCCTCATCGTCCTGGCGAACCTGATCGGCATGCTGATGGGCTTCATGCTCGGCACCGTCCTCCGCAGCTCGCCGGCGGCGATCGTGGCCTACTTCGTCTACGCCCTGGTCCTGCCCGGAGCCCTCGGAGCCCTGGCCGCCTTCCAGCAGTGGTTCGAGGACCTGCAGCCGTGGGTCGACGTCAACTACGCGACGATCCCGCTCTTCGACGGGAACGTCACCGGTGAGAACTGGCTCCAGCTGGCCATCACCACGACGGTCTGGCTCTGGATCCCGCTGGCCTTCGGCCTGCGCGCGGTCCTGCGGGCCGAGGTGAAGTAG
- a CDS encoding M14 family zinc carboxypeptidase, with translation MRTHPSRFRTASTLTALAATTLALSAAALTVPSAAQDPLTSATELFAPRLVTVDTPTRADKSRLQALGLDLTEHAGHDYVEVVLHTLADRDALRAAGFTWDVRIPDLLRREAEINRLDDLFAATRQRTALPSGRDAYRSLADYNSEMKAMAEANPGLVRLLTLPEKTLDGRTVHGVEIATNVAARDGRPTFAMFGVHHAREWPSGEHAMEFAVDLVEGARAGDPRIRSLLDRGRMVVVPVVNPDGFHLSFTDGQLVDLRELDGGGTASILGTPGNAYKRKNCRVVDGQDTPDGTCAAFSLTSPGGFLVGTDLNRNYGGLWGGPGASDLFADPTYRGAEPFSEPETRNVRDLISSRQVTMMISNHTFSNLVLRPNGVNPTTIGPDGLPVGDAPDEEAMKEVGARMTAQNGYANIHGWELYDTTGTTEDWSYNATGGYGYTFEIGPDEFHPPFAQVVDEYLGAGAYAGKGNREAYLIAFEEAIDRGSHAVISGKAPAGATMRLRKEFSTPTWSPENDFTDSLETSMVTSGRTFSWDVNQSTRPVVQSRLVKLLAEEPTRTETFTGTVAPGSSVDHELVVTEADQDILQVDLDWPTPDDLDLEVYRKEADGSLTEVGGSGNFVGDKERATINAPTPGTYVLRVVNFASVTPTYTLTAGLYDATEQLTAPLVEAWTLTCEKDGQVLQTVPVVVERGQQVSVDLKECSRRWGR, from the coding sequence ATGCGCACACACCCGTCCCGGTTCCGGACGGCGTCTACGCTGACCGCACTCGCGGCCACGACGCTCGCCCTCTCAGCCGCAGCCCTCACCGTCCCGTCCGCCGCCCAGGACCCGCTCACCTCGGCGACCGAGCTGTTCGCCCCGCGACTGGTCACGGTGGACACCCCCACCCGTGCCGACAAGTCGCGGCTCCAGGCACTCGGCCTCGACCTCACCGAGCATGCCGGGCACGACTACGTCGAGGTCGTGCTCCACACGCTCGCCGACCGTGACGCGCTGCGGGCGGCCGGCTTCACGTGGGACGTGCGGATCCCCGACCTGCTGCGTCGCGAGGCCGAGATCAACCGGCTCGACGACCTCTTCGCGGCCACCCGGCAGCGCACCGCGCTGCCGTCGGGCCGCGACGCCTACCGCAGCCTGGCCGACTACAACTCGGAGATGAAGGCCATGGCCGAGGCGAACCCCGGCCTGGTCAGGCTCCTGACGCTGCCCGAGAAGACGCTGGACGGGCGGACCGTCCACGGCGTCGAGATCGCGACGAACGTCGCCGCCCGTGACGGTCGACCCACCTTCGCGATGTTCGGCGTGCACCACGCGCGCGAGTGGCCCTCGGGCGAGCACGCGATGGAGTTCGCCGTCGACCTCGTCGAGGGAGCCCGCGCCGGCGACCCGCGCATCCGCAGCCTGCTCGACCGCGGCCGCATGGTCGTGGTGCCGGTGGTGAACCCCGACGGCTTCCACCTCTCCTTCACCGACGGCCAGCTCGTCGACCTGCGCGAGCTCGACGGCGGCGGCACCGCCTCGATCCTCGGCACCCCCGGCAACGCCTACAAGCGCAAGAACTGCCGGGTCGTCGACGGCCAGGACACCCCCGACGGCACGTGCGCCGCCTTCAGCCTGACCAGCCCCGGCGGCTTCCTCGTCGGCACCGACCTCAACCGCAACTACGGCGGGCTGTGGGGCGGGCCCGGCGCCTCGGATCTCTTCGCCGACCCGACCTACCGCGGCGCCGAGCCCTTCTCCGAGCCGGAGACCCGCAACGTGCGCGACCTCATCTCCTCGCGGCAGGTCACGATGATGATCTCCAACCACACCTTCTCCAACCTGGTGCTGCGGCCCAACGGCGTGAACCCGACCACGATCGGACCGGACGGGCTGCCGGTCGGCGACGCCCCCGACGAGGAGGCGATGAAGGAGGTCGGTGCGCGGATGACGGCGCAGAACGGCTACGCCAACATCCACGGCTGGGAGCTCTACGACACGACCGGCACCACCGAGGACTGGTCCTACAACGCGACCGGCGGCTACGGCTACACCTTCGAGATCGGTCCCGACGAGTTCCACCCGCCCTTCGCCCAGGTCGTCGACGAGTACCTCGGAGCAGGGGCGTACGCCGGGAAGGGCAACCGCGAGGCCTACCTCATCGCCTTCGAGGAGGCCATCGACCGCGGCAGCCACGCCGTCATCTCGGGCAAGGCGCCCGCGGGCGCGACGATGCGGCTGCGCAAGGAGTTCTCCACGCCGACGTGGAGCCCCGAGAACGACTTCACCGACTCCCTCGAGACCTCGATGGTGACCAGCGGGCGCACCTTCTCCTGGGACGTCAACCAGTCGACGCGACCCGTCGTGCAGTCGCGACTGGTCAAGCTGCTCGCCGAGGAGCCGACCCGCACCGAGACCTTCACCGGCACCGTCGCACCCGGGAGCTCGGTCGACCACGAGCTCGTCGTGACCGAGGCCGACCAGGACATCCTCCAGGTCGACCTCGACTGGCCCACCCCGGACGACCTCGACCTCGAGGTCTACCGCAAGGAGGCCGACGGCTCGCTGACCGAGGTCGGCGGCTCCGGCAACTTCGTGGGTGACAAGGAGCGGGCCACGATCAACGCCCCGACGCCGGGGACCTACGTCCTGCGGGTGGTGAACTTCGCGTCGGTGACGCCGACCTACACGCTCACCGCGGGCCTGTACGACGCGACGGAGCAGCTCACCGCCCCGCTGGTCGAGGCCTGGACCCTCACGTGCGAGAAGGACGGGCAGGTCCTGCAGACCGTGCCGGTCGTGGTCGAGCGGGGCCAGCAGGTGAGCGTCGACCTCAAGGAGTGCTCGCGGCGCTGGGGCCGCTGA
- the pyrE gene encoding orotate phosphoribosyltransferase encodes MSTDPTLAADIDATCRLTGEFTLRSGQVADTYFDKYLFEAQPALLDRVAAQVVDLLPEDTELLGGLELGGVPIATMVSARTRLPALFVRKQAKEYGTAKLAEGPDVSGRRVTLVEDVITTGGAVRDATRALRELGAVVEVVVCAIDRSPEGEDPLAGVGLEIRSVLTRADLDAVRAAG; translated from the coding sequence GTGAGCACCGACCCCACCCTCGCCGCCGACATCGACGCCACCTGCCGCCTCACCGGGGAGTTCACCCTCCGCTCGGGTCAGGTCGCGGACACCTACTTCGACAAGTACCTCTTCGAGGCGCAGCCCGCCCTGCTCGACCGCGTGGCCGCGCAGGTGGTCGACCTGCTGCCCGAGGACACCGAGCTCCTCGGCGGGCTCGAGCTCGGCGGCGTGCCGATCGCGACCATGGTCAGCGCCCGCACTCGCCTGCCCGCGCTGTTCGTCCGCAAGCAGGCCAAGGAGTACGGCACCGCGAAGCTCGCCGAGGGCCCTGACGTGTCCGGGCGACGGGTCACCCTCGTCGAGGACGTCATCACCACCGGCGGCGCGGTGCGCGACGCGACCCGAGCGCTGCGCGAGCTCGGCGCGGTCGTCGAGGTCGTGGTGTGCGCCATCGACCGCTCGCCCGAGGGCGAGGACCCGCTGGCCGGCGTCGGGCTCGAGATCCGGTCGGTGCTGACCCGCGCCGACCTCGACGCCGTACGCGCCGCTGGCTGA
- a CDS encoding pyridoxal phosphate-dependent aminotransferase, which yields MPTAKPFSPPLAARLAHIPPTVFSEMSALAQRTGALNLGQGFPDVDGPRSVVEAAERALEGGANQYAPGIGVPSLRAAIARHQQRHYGVEVDPDREVVVTTGCTEAVAAALLGLVDPGDEVVVLEPYYDSYVAMLDMCGAVRRPVTLRAPSFRPDPDELRAAVTDRTKVILLNTPHNPTGTVLTRDELQVVADLAIAHDVLVITDEVYEHLVFDGLSHVPIATLPGMWERTLTLSSAGKSWSFTGWKVGWATGPAPLVGAVLAAKQWLTFTSGSPLQPAVAHALDHEPDWPTELARDLQARRDLLCEGLTAAGLAPRVPEGTYFTTTDISHLGWADGREFCLALPERAGVVAIPTQGFHDDADAGRQLVRWAFCKQPDVIAEGVRRLAAADLAC from the coding sequence GTGCCCACCGCGAAGCCCTTCTCCCCGCCCCTCGCCGCCCGCCTGGCCCACATCCCGCCGACCGTCTTCAGCGAGATGTCCGCGCTCGCGCAACGGACCGGTGCGCTCAACCTCGGCCAGGGCTTCCCCGACGTCGACGGTCCGCGGTCGGTGGTGGAGGCGGCCGAGCGTGCCCTCGAGGGCGGCGCCAACCAGTACGCCCCCGGCATCGGCGTGCCGTCGCTGCGGGCCGCGATCGCGCGCCACCAGCAGCGCCACTACGGCGTCGAGGTCGACCCCGACCGCGAGGTGGTCGTGACGACCGGCTGCACCGAGGCGGTCGCCGCCGCCCTGCTCGGCCTCGTCGACCCCGGCGACGAGGTGGTCGTGCTCGAGCCCTACTACGACTCCTACGTCGCGATGCTCGACATGTGCGGCGCGGTCCGGCGTCCGGTGACGCTGCGGGCACCGTCCTTCCGCCCCGACCCCGACGAGCTGCGGGCCGCGGTCACCGACCGGACCAAGGTCATCCTGCTCAACACCCCGCACAACCCGACGGGGACCGTGCTGACCCGCGACGAGCTGCAGGTGGTGGCCGACCTGGCGATCGCGCACGACGTGCTGGTGATCACCGACGAGGTCTACGAGCACCTCGTCTTCGACGGCCTCTCCCACGTGCCGATCGCCACGCTGCCGGGGATGTGGGAGCGCACGCTGACGCTCTCGAGCGCCGGCAAGTCGTGGTCGTTCACCGGCTGGAAGGTCGGCTGGGCCACCGGGCCCGCCCCGCTGGTGGGCGCGGTGCTGGCCGCCAAGCAGTGGCTCACCTTCACCTCGGGCTCGCCCCTGCAGCCCGCCGTCGCGCACGCGCTCGACCACGAGCCCGACTGGCCGACCGAGCTCGCCCGGGACCTGCAGGCCCGCCGCGACCTCCTGTGCGAGGGCCTCACCGCGGCCGGGCTCGCGCCCCGCGTGCCGGAGGGCACCTACTTCACCACCACCGACATCTCGCACCTCGGCTGGGCCGACGGTCGCGAGTTCTGCCTGGCGCTGCCCGAGCGCGCCGGCGTGGTCGCGATCCCCACGCAGGGGTTCCACGACGACGCCGACGCCGGGCGGCAGCTGGTGCGCTGGGCCTTCTGCAAGCAGCCCGACGTCATCGCCGAGGGCGTACGCCGCCTCGCAGCCGCCGACCTCGCGTGCTGA
- a CDS encoding isochorismatase family protein: MHPDAWLVVIDPQRIFADASSPWGSPMFPAVVDPVRRLATAAGRRTVVTRWVPATDPQGSWAAYLEAWPFADVAEDDPLLELVPSARGLGSEVVSLPTFGKWGPALEAITGPTPHLVLAGVSTDCCVVSTALAAADAGATITVVTDACAGSTPENHRAALDVMALYPPQITLATTDEVLA, from the coding sequence ATGCATCCCGACGCCTGGCTGGTCGTCATCGACCCGCAGCGGATCTTCGCCGACGCCTCGAGCCCGTGGGGCTCCCCGATGTTCCCCGCCGTCGTCGATCCCGTACGCCGACTCGCCACCGCGGCGGGTCGGCGTACGGTCGTCACCCGCTGGGTCCCGGCCACCGACCCGCAGGGCAGCTGGGCGGCGTACCTCGAAGCCTGGCCGTTCGCGGACGTGGCCGAGGACGACCCGCTGCTCGAGCTGGTGCCGTCGGCGCGGGGGCTGGGGAGCGAGGTCGTCTCGCTGCCGACCTTCGGCAAGTGGGGCCCGGCCCTCGAGGCGATCACCGGCCCGACGCCGCACCTGGTGCTGGCGGGGGTGTCCACCGACTGCTGCGTCGTCTCGACGGCCCTGGCCGCCGCCGACGCCGGCGCCACGATCACGGTCGTGACCGATGCCTGCGCGGGCTCGACGCCGGAGAACCACCGCGCGGCGCTGGACGTGATGGCGCTCTACCCGCCGCAGATCACCCTCGCCACGACCGACGAGGTGCTGGCATGA
- a CDS encoding DedA family protein has protein sequence MLSRLLAAQPGAELDGVAGWAVDLMERLGPVGAAVVIAAENLFPPLPSEVILPLAGFTASQGSFTLAEALIWTTVGSVVGASLLYALGVLFGRDRMYWVWERLPLTKTSDLERTEEWFARHGRKAVFFGRMVPIFRSLISVPAGIERMPIWQFLGLTLAGSAIWNTIFVLAGYYLGEQWHVVETYAGTFQKLVIFTVASAVAWWVLLRVRSLRRRPAPPTD, from the coding sequence GTGCTGTCCCGCCTCCTCGCTGCCCAACCCGGTGCTGAGCTCGACGGCGTCGCCGGCTGGGCCGTCGACCTCATGGAGCGCCTCGGCCCCGTCGGTGCGGCGGTGGTCATCGCGGCGGAGAACCTCTTCCCGCCGCTGCCCAGCGAGGTGATCCTGCCGCTGGCCGGCTTCACCGCCAGCCAGGGCTCCTTCACCCTCGCCGAGGCGCTGATCTGGACGACGGTCGGCTCGGTGGTCGGCGCCTCGCTGCTCTACGCCCTGGGCGTGCTGTTCGGCCGCGACCGGATGTACTGGGTCTGGGAGCGGCTGCCGTTGACCAAGACCTCGGACCTCGAGCGCACCGAGGAGTGGTTCGCCCGCCACGGCCGCAAGGCGGTCTTCTTCGGCCGGATGGTGCCGATCTTCCGCAGCCTGATCTCGGTGCCCGCCGGGATCGAGCGGATGCCGATCTGGCAGTTCCTCGGCCTGACACTGGCCGGCAGCGCCATCTGGAACACCATCTTCGTCCTCGCCGGCTACTACCTCGGCGAGCAGTGGCACGTGGTCGAGACCTACGCCGGCACGTTCCAGAAGCTCGTCATCTTCACCGTCGCGTCGGCCGTGGCGTGGTGGGTGCTGCTGCGGGTCCGCTCGCTGCGCCGCCGCCCCGCCCCGCCGACGGACTGA
- a CDS encoding SigE family RNA polymerase sigma factor, translating to MRHDAAFSEFVAARQTHLRRIAYALCGDWHRADDLLQIALTKLYVAWPRIRHEGNEEAYVRQIMVRANIDDSRRPWRRERPSEHLPEVAAQGPTSTEERSALFDALQALPEQQRKVVVLRHWLGLSVRETAAELGIVEGTVKSHSSRGLAALEAVLAPQRHA from the coding sequence GTGAGGCACGATGCCGCGTTCTCGGAGTTCGTCGCCGCCCGCCAGACCCACCTGCGCCGCATCGCGTACGCCCTGTGCGGCGACTGGCACCGCGCCGACGACCTGCTGCAGATCGCCCTGACCAAGCTGTACGTCGCCTGGCCGCGGATCCGCCACGAGGGCAACGAGGAGGCCTACGTCCGCCAGATCATGGTGCGGGCCAACATCGACGATTCCCGCCGGCCGTGGCGGCGCGAACGTCCCAGCGAGCACCTGCCCGAGGTGGCCGCGCAGGGTCCGACCTCGACCGAGGAGCGCTCGGCGCTGTTCGACGCGCTGCAGGCGCTGCCCGAGCAGCAGCGCAAGGTGGTCGTGCTGCGCCACTGGCTCGGCCTGTCGGTGCGCGAGACGGCCGCCGAGCTCGGCATCGTCGAGGGCACGGTCAAGAGCCACAGCAGCCGCGGGCTGGCGGCCCTCGAGGCGGTGCTGGCCCCGCAGCGGCACGCCTGA